One Candidatus Planktophila limnetica DNA segment encodes these proteins:
- a CDS encoding alpha/beta hydrolase, whose amino-acid sequence MRTRLITALAIAALMLSGCVQQVKPVKLETLQDFQEQRIKWRTCYDTMLCTDVLVPIDYENIKLGTFKISVLKHEASNKEDRIGSMFVNPGGPGASGVEYAYSAEYIVSPQLLALFDIVGSDPRGVGRSAPIRCLTDDETDANYASDSKPDNPAEFESLVKDAQDYVAKCEKNTKNLTAYSTENAARDMDVIRAVLGDDKLNYLGKSYGTYLGTIYAQLFPDKVGRLVLDGAIDPDATPVQQSLTQAVGFDNALDAFIQDCLQLDTCPLPKDATKQYFTDLFDSVAKKPLTTRSKRIATESLVVLGTASALYDNESGWPMLRIALKQAQTGNGFMFLTLADAYTGRQLNGTYPSNEGDSGFVIDCLDWNDARTNEQIAQDAQMFKEQAPVFGPYLAYSGISCKYFKGIKQPIKIKQVKTTPIIVIGTLRDPATPYSWAVALHKLITNSRLITLDGDGHTGHGRGSACVDKSVDTYFITGNIPATDLKCDLSTAL is encoded by the coding sequence GTGCGAACTCGTTTAATCACCGCGCTCGCTATTGCTGCGCTGATGCTCAGTGGCTGTGTTCAACAAGTGAAGCCGGTAAAGCTAGAGACGCTGCAGGATTTTCAAGAGCAACGGATTAAGTGGCGCACCTGCTATGACACGATGCTGTGCACAGATGTGTTGGTGCCGATTGACTATGAAAACATAAAACTTGGAACGTTTAAGATTTCAGTTCTTAAGCACGAAGCAAGCAATAAAGAAGATCGCATTGGGTCAATGTTTGTTAACCCAGGGGGACCTGGTGCTTCCGGTGTGGAATACGCCTATAGCGCTGAATACATAGTTAGCCCGCAGCTGCTGGCACTCTTTGACATCGTGGGCTCTGATCCACGCGGGGTTGGGCGTAGTGCACCTATTCGCTGCTTAACAGATGATGAAACAGATGCTAATTACGCATCGGATTCAAAGCCAGATAATCCAGCAGAGTTTGAATCATTAGTTAAAGATGCACAGGATTATGTTGCTAAGTGTGAGAAAAATACAAAGAACTTAACCGCATACAGCACAGAAAACGCAGCACGGGATATGGATGTAATTCGTGCAGTGCTGGGCGATGACAAACTAAATTATCTCGGCAAGTCTTACGGCACATACCTGGGCACTATTTATGCGCAACTCTTTCCAGACAAAGTTGGCAGACTCGTTCTAGATGGTGCGATAGATCCAGATGCAACGCCAGTACAACAATCGCTCACACAAGCAGTTGGTTTTGACAATGCACTGGATGCGTTTATTCAGGATTGCTTGCAACTAGATACCTGTCCACTACCAAAAGATGCGACAAAGCAATACTTCACGGATTTGTTTGATTCGGTTGCAAAGAAACCACTGACCACTCGTTCAAAGCGCATTGCGACAGAATCACTTGTTGTGCTTGGTACGGCGTCGGCGCTCTATGACAACGAATCTGGTTGGCCAATGCTGCGCATTGCACTCAAGCAAGCACAGACAGGCAACGGATTTATGTTCCTTACTCTTGCCGATGCATACACAGGCCGACAACTCAATGGAACCTATCCGAGTAATGAAGGTGATTCGGGATTTGTTATTGATTGTTTGGATTGGAACGATGCGAGAACGAATGAACAGATTGCGCAGGATGCGCAGATGTTTAAAGAACAAGCTCCTGTATTTGGTCCGTATCTGGCGTACTCAGGGATTTCTTGCAAGTACTTCAAGGGCATTAAGCAACCGATAAAGATTAAGCAGGTAAAGACAACTCCAATCATTGTTATCGGCACACTCCGTGATCCTGCTACGCCATATTCATGGGCGGTTGCACTGCACAAGCTGATTACAAATTCACGACTTATTACTCTGGACGGCGATGGCCACACCGGTCACGGCCGAGGATCAGCTTGCGTTGACAAGTCAGTCGATACTTATTTCATCACCGGCAATATCCCTGCCACGGACCTGAAATGTGACCTCAGTACCGCTCTGTAA
- a CDS encoding DNA polymerase III subunit delta' — MSVFDTLVGQEHMIAKLQGAVLSAKNGEETQEMTHAWVFTGPPGSGRSSAAVAFAQALICPDLGCGTCNACLSAANGGHPDVEIIRTEGLSIKIDEVRELLTRVAWAPSMGGWRVVVMEDADRLTESAANALLKAIEEPGNRTVWLLCAPTLHDVLPTIRSRCRHMQLVTPSTKDVAAVLQSRDGISPQMADFAARVSQGHIGRAKYIATNEHVRSNRKEILKSVTQLNNVSDAFKAAQRLVDIATEDAKAAAEIRDEKEQDELAQAYGKGATGRGMASGGSKALKELEKEQKTRTTRMVRDSLDAALLDIATLYRDIMMVQSGHIDALINLEMAQEINAIASVVPTHKTIQRLDAVMKARKALGFNAAPLLTIEALMCELV, encoded by the coding sequence ATGAGCGTCTTTGACACACTCGTTGGACAAGAGCACATGATTGCCAAGTTACAAGGCGCAGTGCTCTCTGCAAAAAATGGTGAAGAGACACAAGAGATGACACATGCGTGGGTCTTTACAGGCCCACCTGGCAGCGGTCGCTCCAGTGCTGCTGTGGCCTTTGCACAAGCTCTCATCTGTCCTGATCTTGGTTGTGGCACATGCAACGCGTGTTTATCGGCGGCCAATGGCGGACATCCAGATGTTGAAATCATTCGCACAGAAGGACTGTCTATCAAGATAGATGAAGTAAGAGAATTACTAACACGCGTTGCATGGGCGCCTTCTATGGGTGGATGGCGCGTGGTTGTTATGGAAGATGCTGATCGGTTAACCGAATCAGCAGCTAATGCGCTTTTAAAAGCAATTGAAGAACCTGGCAATCGCACAGTCTGGTTGCTCTGTGCTCCCACACTTCATGATGTTTTGCCCACTATTCGCTCACGCTGTCGTCACATGCAGTTGGTTACGCCAAGCACAAAAGATGTTGCTGCTGTTTTGCAATCGCGCGATGGCATATCACCTCAAATGGCTGACTTTGCAGCGCGTGTGAGCCAAGGACACATCGGTCGCGCAAAATACATTGCCACAAACGAACATGTGCGCAGCAACCGTAAAGAGATTTTAAAATCTGTCACACAACTCAATAACGTATCTGATGCATTTAAGGCCGCACAGCGCCTTGTTGATATTGCAACAGAGGATGCAAAGGCTGCTGCAGAAATACGCGATGAGAAAGAACAGGACGAACTTGCACAGGCATACGGCAAAGGCGCCACAGGACGCGGAATGGCAAGTGGTGGATCAAAGGCGCTAAAGGAGTTGGAGAAAGAACAAAAGACTCGCACAACCCGCATGGTCAGAGATTCACTCGATGCGGCCCTGCTTGATATTGCTACGTTATATCGCGACATCATGATGGTTCAGTCAGGACACATTGATGCGCTGATTAATCTAGAAATGGCGCAAGAGATAAACGCAATTGCAAGTGTTGTTCCTACACACAAGACGATTCAGCGTTTGGATGCGGTTATGAAGGCTCGCAAGGCTCTGGGATTTAATGCAGCACCGCTGCTGACAATAGAAGCGTTAATGTGCGAACTCGTTTAA
- the tmk gene encoding dTMP kinase encodes MSSLPRPAAPAQDETRGVLAIPAFRKLWNAMVFSSLGDWLGLLATTALAQQLSGDSYAKANFAIAGVFIARLLPSVFLGPLAGVIADRFDRRKLMVVCDILRTALYISIPIVHNYFWLYTATILVECITLFWSPAKDASVPNLVPRNKLESANQVSLLAAYGTAPVAAIIFSILALFSSAIGAFLPTFAGNAVDIALYINAASFAFAAYTIWGLHEIPQASEDKKGTEAGVAKSLLQGWKAVSGSKIIRGLIVGMVGAFAAAGAVIGLARTFVGDLGGGEAAYGVLFGAVFTGLALGIAAGPKVFAQFSRRRLFGASLTTAGLFLVLLALIPNLVLSVITVIFLGAFSGLCWVTGFTMLGMEVHDDVRGRTFAFVQSLIRVTLVAVLAISPLIAAAFGQHTYKFRNSELTYNGAQITFLLAGIVAAIIGSISYNHMKDRPNVSLWSDITNALKGELGSITGAPVQGVFIAFEGGEGTGKSTQSKLLKKWLEKEGEEVVLSREPGGTDLGQGLRKILLGHETGAISPRAEALLYAADRAHHVFSLIRPALDRGDVVITDRYFDSSIAYQGAGRVLQPNEVARISRWATESLFPTLTIIIDMPADVGLGRLKSRDRLEAEPLAFHERVRNEFLQIAAMDPERYLIVDGLQDIDDIHEQIISRVGELPALKRNSEKQKKTKTKRRASRKL; translated from the coding sequence ATGTCCTCACTTCCAAGACCTGCTGCCCCGGCGCAGGATGAAACGCGTGGAGTCTTAGCGATTCCCGCATTTCGCAAACTTTGGAACGCCATGGTGTTTTCTTCCCTTGGTGATTGGCTTGGATTACTTGCAACGACTGCACTCGCTCAACAACTCTCTGGTGATAGCTATGCAAAAGCAAACTTTGCAATAGCAGGTGTTTTTATTGCGCGTTTATTACCGTCAGTATTCTTAGGACCACTTGCAGGAGTTATTGCAGATCGCTTTGATCGTCGCAAACTTATGGTTGTCTGCGACATCTTGCGCACAGCGCTCTATATATCTATTCCAATCGTTCACAATTACTTTTGGCTCTACACAGCAACCATCTTGGTCGAGTGCATCACGCTCTTTTGGTCACCTGCCAAAGATGCATCGGTTCCCAATCTTGTGCCACGCAATAAATTAGAAAGTGCTAATCAAGTTTCATTATTAGCCGCCTATGGCACCGCCCCTGTTGCTGCGATTATCTTTTCTATCCTCGCACTCTTTAGCAGCGCTATCGGTGCGTTCTTGCCAACTTTTGCTGGCAACGCAGTTGATATTGCGCTCTATATAAACGCTGCATCTTTTGCATTTGCTGCATACACAATTTGGGGATTACACGAGATTCCACAAGCAAGTGAAGATAAGAAGGGCACAGAAGCAGGAGTTGCTAAATCACTCTTGCAAGGATGGAAAGCAGTCTCTGGTTCAAAGATCATTCGTGGACTTATTGTTGGCATGGTTGGTGCATTCGCAGCAGCGGGGGCCGTCATTGGTCTTGCACGCACCTTTGTGGGCGATCTAGGTGGCGGTGAAGCTGCATACGGAGTTCTCTTTGGCGCAGTCTTTACGGGCCTTGCACTCGGTATAGCAGCAGGTCCAAAAGTCTTTGCACAATTCTCTCGTCGTCGACTATTTGGAGCATCGCTAACAACTGCTGGCTTATTCCTTGTCTTACTTGCACTGATTCCAAACCTTGTTCTTTCAGTTATTACAGTTATTTTCCTCGGTGCATTCTCAGGTCTTTGTTGGGTCACAGGCTTCACCATGCTTGGCATGGAAGTACATGATGATGTGCGGGGTCGCACATTTGCATTCGTGCAATCACTTATTCGGGTCACACTCGTTGCAGTTCTTGCTATTTCGCCACTTATTGCAGCAGCCTTTGGCCAGCACACTTATAAGTTTCGTAACTCAGAGTTAACTTATAACGGCGCACAGATAACATTTTTACTAGCAGGCATCGTGGCCGCAATCATCGGCTCTATTTCATATAACCATATGAAAGATCGCCCCAATGTTTCTTTGTGGTCAGATATAACAAATGCGCTTAAAGGAGAACTCGGTTCAATTACAGGTGCTCCTGTTCAAGGTGTATTCATTGCTTTCGAAGGTGGAGAAGGCACAGGGAAATCTACGCAATCAAAATTACTTAAGAAGTGGCTAGAAAAAGAAGGCGAAGAAGTTGTTCTTTCACGCGAACCAGGCGGCACAGATTTAGGACAAGGCTTACGCAAGATTTTGCTAGGACACGAAACAGGTGCAATCTCACCACGGGCTGAAGCGTTGCTTTACGCTGCCGATCGCGCGCACCATGTTTTCTCACTTATTCGTCCAGCACTTGATCGCGGCGACGTTGTTATCACTGATCGTTACTTTGATTCATCCATTGCATATCAAGGGGCTGGTCGCGTGCTGCAACCAAATGAAGTGGCGCGTATTTCACGTTGGGCCACAGAATCACTCTTTCCCACACTGACAATCATTATTGATATGCCAGCAGATGTTGGTCTTGGCAGACTAAAAAGCCGCGACCGCCTGGAGGCAGAACCACTTGCTTTTCATGAGCGTGTGCGAAACGAGTTCTTACAAATCGCTGCGATGGACCCAGAGCGCTACTTAATTGTTGATGGTCTGCAAGATATCGATGACATCCATGAACAGATTATTTCTCGAGTTGGTGAATTACCAGCGCTTAAGCGCAACTCTGAAAAGCAGAAAAAGACAAAGACGAAGCGTCGCGCATCGAGAAAGCTATGA
- a CDS encoding type II toxin-antitoxin system RelE family toxin has protein sequence MIRYTVHISSSAVKALNKIPKKDQLRIAGVFVLLAENPLPPKATKLSGREGYRVRSGDYRVIYTFE, from the coding sequence GTGATTCGCTATACAGTTCACATTTCTTCTTCTGCAGTCAAAGCTCTAAACAAGATTCCCAAGAAAGATCAATTAAGAATCGCAGGCGTTTTTGTGCTGCTTGCAGAGAACCCACTTCCGCCAAAAGCTACAAAACTCAGCGGCCGTGAGGGCTATCGTGTTCGAAGCGGGGATTACAGAGTGATTTACACCTTTGAGTAA
- a CDS encoding type II toxin-antitoxin system Phd/YefM family antitoxin, producing the protein MEKLSVTEARENFSEAVEDAQKKPVQILKHGKPVAVLINPSLFEKFLDSMEELEDIADFDKAIASKSKMIPWAQVKADLGIA; encoded by the coding sequence ATGGAAAAACTTTCAGTCACAGAGGCCCGCGAGAACTTCAGCGAAGCAGTTGAAGATGCGCAAAAGAAGCCTGTTCAAATACTTAAGCATGGCAAGCCAGTAGCGGTTTTAATTAACCCTTCGCTCTTTGAAAAGTTTCTGGATTCAATGGAAGAACTAGAAGATATCGCTGACTTTGATAAAGCGATTGCAAGTAAATCAAAGATGATTCCTTGGGCTCAAGTGAAGGCCGACTTAGGTATTGCGTGA
- the topA gene encoding type I DNA topoisomerase, which produces MAKELKKLVIVESPAKARKIGGYLGDEYIVEASVGHIRDLPQRAADIPKEYKKIAWAKEGVDIENDFAPLYVINPDKKAKVAELKELMKGADELLLATDEDREGEAIAWHLVEVLQPKIPIKRMVFNEITKEAIQAAVENTRDLDYHLIDAQETRRVLDRLYGYRLSPVLWKKVMPRISAGRVQSVATRLIVEKERERMAFISSAWWDLNAQTDLGFTARLLTVDGKKVAATADFGADGAVKEKSLANILLLDETAARSLVESLKGTPLTVKSMEESPRTEKPKAPFTTSTLQQDAGSRLGWGAQITMRVAQRLYENGYITYMRTDSINLSQQAISAARASAKALYGADHVADSPRVYQGKSKNAQEAHEAIRPAGDSFKTPGELAPELSRDEFALYDLIWKRTVASQMADAKKMQMRVDFDATTNDKKETIFRANGSVITFPGFLAAYDDIVEEKTDEESEDKRLPAMTVGQAVKVNEYNCEGHETKPPARYTEPTLVKKLEELGIGRPSTFASIIQTIQDRGYVYKRGRALVPTFLAFSVTGLLETHFTKLVDYEFTASMEEDLDKIAAGEAGRVDWLRDFFYGHDGQPGLNELSADLGAIDAREVNTMRLAPDIEIRVGRYGAYLQQGEGETRKLANIPETMAPDELTLEAAIEILAKPSGERDLGVDPVTNLPIIAKSGRFGPYITEVFPVEVAPEGAKKKRKKADAPKPKTASLLSTMTLDTVTYEDAIRLLSLPRVLGTNSAGDDITVQNGRYGPYLKAGADSRTLTSEDQLFSISLDEALEIYSKPKERRRGVAKPPLKELGKDPATEKEVILKDGRFGMYVTDGETNATLRRGDTLEALTLDRALELLAGRRAWEAENGPSPKKSRKKAAAKSPKAKAPSLTKNTVKATGKKKAAKKKDS; this is translated from the coding sequence ATGGCTAAAGAACTGAAAAAGCTGGTGATTGTTGAATCACCAGCTAAAGCACGCAAAATTGGCGGCTACCTCGGCGATGAATACATCGTCGAGGCTAGCGTCGGCCATATTCGTGACTTACCTCAGAGAGCCGCTGATATTCCTAAGGAATACAAAAAGATTGCGTGGGCAAAAGAGGGCGTAGATATCGAAAATGATTTCGCGCCGCTCTATGTCATTAACCCAGATAAAAAAGCGAAGGTTGCCGAACTCAAAGAGTTAATGAAAGGCGCCGACGAGTTATTACTGGCAACGGATGAAGACCGCGAGGGCGAAGCAATCGCCTGGCATTTAGTTGAAGTCTTACAACCAAAGATTCCCATTAAGCGAATGGTCTTTAATGAAATTACAAAAGAGGCGATTCAAGCTGCTGTAGAGAACACGCGAGACCTGGATTATCACCTGATCGATGCTCAAGAAACACGTCGTGTGCTCGATCGTTTATATGGATACAGACTCTCACCTGTTTTGTGGAAAAAAGTTATGCCACGTATTTCTGCAGGGCGCGTGCAATCAGTTGCTACTCGTCTGATTGTTGAAAAAGAACGTGAACGCATGGCTTTTATTTCATCTGCTTGGTGGGACCTAAACGCACAAACAGATCTTGGTTTCACCGCGCGCTTGCTCACTGTCGATGGCAAGAAAGTTGCTGCAACTGCTGACTTTGGCGCAGATGGCGCAGTGAAAGAAAAATCACTTGCAAATATTTTACTGCTGGACGAAACGGCAGCACGTTCACTTGTTGAGTCCCTTAAAGGAACACCGCTGACTGTTAAGTCAATGGAAGAATCCCCGCGTACGGAAAAACCAAAGGCGCCATTTACAACTTCTACTCTGCAGCAAGATGCCGGATCACGTCTTGGATGGGGCGCACAAATCACAATGCGTGTGGCGCAGCGTCTGTATGAAAATGGTTACATCACATACATGCGTACAGATTCAATTAACTTATCCCAGCAAGCAATCAGCGCAGCTCGTGCTTCTGCAAAAGCTTTATACGGCGCAGACCATGTTGCTGATTCACCACGTGTGTATCAAGGAAAATCAAAGAATGCACAAGAAGCACACGAAGCGATTAGGCCTGCAGGAGATTCCTTTAAGACACCTGGCGAGCTAGCACCAGAGCTATCGCGCGATGAATTCGCGTTATATGACCTTATTTGGAAGCGCACTGTGGCTTCGCAAATGGCTGATGCTAAGAAAATGCAGATGCGCGTTGATTTTGATGCAACGACAAATGATAAGAAAGAAACTATTTTCCGCGCTAACGGATCGGTAATTACTTTCCCAGGATTTCTAGCCGCCTATGACGACATTGTTGAAGAAAAAACAGATGAAGAGTCAGAAGATAAGCGCTTGCCTGCAATGACAGTCGGACAAGCGGTAAAGGTCAACGAATACAACTGCGAAGGCCATGAGACAAAGCCACCAGCTCGTTACACAGAGCCAACACTTGTGAAAAAGTTGGAAGAACTTGGCATCGGTCGTCCTTCAACGTTTGCATCAATTATTCAAACAATTCAAGATCGCGGTTATGTTTATAAGCGCGGTCGCGCTCTTGTGCCAACCTTCTTAGCCTTCTCTGTCACAGGATTACTAGAGACTCACTTCACTAAGTTAGTTGATTACGAATTCACAGCGAGCATGGAAGAAGATCTGGACAAGATTGCAGCAGGTGAAGCTGGTCGTGTTGATTGGCTACGAGATTTTTTCTATGGTCACGATGGCCAGCCAGGACTTAACGAATTATCAGCAGATTTGGGTGCAATTGATGCGCGCGAAGTAAACACAATGCGCTTAGCCCCAGATATCGAAATTCGTGTTGGTCGCTATGGCGCCTATTTACAACAAGGCGAAGGTGAAACACGCAAGCTTGCAAACATTCCAGAGACAATGGCGCCAGATGAATTAACACTGGAAGCTGCAATTGAAATTCTTGCAAAACCATCAGGTGAACGCGACCTCGGTGTGGACCCTGTTACTAACTTGCCGATCATTGCTAAGTCCGGTCGCTTTGGTCCATACATCACAGAAGTTTTCCCAGTAGAAGTTGCTCCAGAGGGTGCTAAGAAAAAGCGCAAAAAAGCAGATGCGCCAAAGCCAAAGACCGCATCCCTTCTTTCAACAATGACGCTAGATACTGTTACATATGAAGATGCAATCAGATTGCTCTCATTGCCACGTGTGCTGGGCACTAATAGCGCCGGTGATGACATCACTGTGCAAAACGGACGCTACGGCCCTTATTTAAAGGCTGGCGCTGATTCGCGCACACTCACATCAGAAGATCAGCTGTTCTCCATTTCATTGGATGAAGCCCTAGAGATTTACTCAAAGCCAAAAGAGCGTCGCCGTGGTGTTGCTAAGCCACCACTAAAAGAACTTGGGAAAGATCCTGCAACAGAGAAAGAAGTTATTCTCAAAGATGGTCGCTTCGGTATGTATGTAACAGACGGTGAAACAAATGCAACGCTGCGTCGCGGTGACACTCTAGAAGCCCTCACACTTGATCGCGCACTCGAATTACTTGCTGGTCGCCGTGCGTGGGAAGCAGAGAACGGTCCATCGCCAAAGAAGTCACGTAAGAAGGCTGCAGCAAAGAGCCCAAAGGCTAAAGCGCCATCTCTGACCAAGAACACAGTCAAAGCAACTGGTAAGAAGAAAGCCGCTAAAAAGAAAGATTCTTGA
- a CDS encoding sodium-translocating pyrophosphatase, whose amino-acid sequence MRAASSQSLVTVEGSNLNYVYAVLAISLIALGIAWALRAQVLAQSDGTAKMREIAEAVQEGAAAYLARQFRTLSYFVGIVFVLLFALPGDMDIRIGRSIFFLLGAGFSALVGYNGMWLAVRANVRVAEAARNKNGEKAVQIAFRTGGVVGMTTVGLGLVGASLVVIIYRENAPAVLEGFGFGAAMLAMFMRVGGGIFTKAADVGADLVGKVEKNIPEDDPRNAATIADNVGDNVGDCAGMAADLFESYAVTLVAALILGKAALGDAGLIYPLIVPAIGTITAVIGIFLTRLRPTDKNAMQAINRSFFISALISAVLTGLATFTYLPSDFKLLTGLSQEAIESAGNINPRVLAYGAVLIGIALAAAIQVLTGFFTEVGKRPVNDVAASSQTGAATVILAGIAVGFESAVYSAILIATAVFGAFALGGGSIVLSLLAIALAGTGLLTTVGVIVAMDTFGPISDNAQGIAEMSGDVKGEGAQILTSLDAVGNTTKAITKGIAIATAVLAATALFGAFTDAIKQAVKDAGQEAANLGLEYQGVLDVANPRNLVGLIIGAAVVFLFSGLAVNAVSRAAGAVVMEVRNQFKLHPGIMKGTEKPEYGRVVDICTRDSLRELVTPGLLAVMAPIAVGFGLGVGALGAYLAGAIGTGTLMAVFLSNSGGAWDNAKKMVEDGNYGGKGSDAHTATIVGDTVGDPFKDTAGPAINPLIKVMNLVGLLVTPAIVSFALGGNSNINTLIGVVATLIIVAALVRNRRQSTSIEY is encoded by the coding sequence ATGCGAGCTGCCAGCTCCCAATCACTAGTGACCGTAGAAGGCTCAAACCTGAACTACGTCTACGCCGTTCTAGCAATTTCATTGATCGCCCTGGGCATCGCCTGGGCACTTCGCGCCCAAGTTTTGGCGCAGAGCGATGGCACAGCCAAAATGCGTGAAATCGCAGAAGCAGTTCAGGAAGGCGCCGCCGCATATCTCGCGCGCCAGTTCCGAACACTTTCATACTTTGTAGGAATTGTTTTTGTTCTTCTCTTCGCACTGCCAGGAGATATGGATATCCGTATTGGACGTTCAATCTTTTTCTTACTCGGTGCAGGTTTCTCAGCACTGGTTGGCTATAACGGCATGTGGCTTGCTGTGCGCGCAAATGTTCGCGTTGCAGAAGCAGCCCGTAATAAAAATGGCGAAAAGGCAGTACAGATCGCATTTCGTACCGGCGGCGTAGTTGGTATGACAACTGTTGGTCTTGGACTAGTTGGCGCATCCCTTGTTGTAATCATCTACCGCGAAAACGCACCAGCGGTTCTTGAAGGATTTGGTTTTGGCGCTGCAATGCTCGCGATGTTTATGCGCGTGGGTGGCGGTATCTTCACAAAGGCTGCAGATGTTGGCGCAGACCTTGTGGGTAAAGTTGAAAAGAATATTCCAGAAGATGACCCACGTAACGCTGCAACAATTGCAGATAACGTGGGAGATAACGTCGGTGACTGCGCTGGTATGGCAGCTGACTTGTTCGAGTCTTATGCAGTGACTCTTGTTGCAGCGTTGATTCTTGGTAAAGCAGCACTAGGAGATGCCGGACTTATCTATCCACTGATCGTTCCTGCAATCGGAACCATTACTGCGGTAATCGGTATTTTCCTTACCCGTCTTCGTCCAACAGATAAGAATGCGATGCAAGCAATTAATCGTTCCTTCTTCATATCTGCTCTGATCTCTGCAGTTCTCACAGGACTTGCAACATTTACTTACCTACCATCTGACTTTAAGTTACTCACTGGACTATCACAAGAAGCAATTGAATCTGCTGGAAACATAAACCCACGCGTTCTTGCATATGGCGCAGTACTAATTGGTATCGCACTAGCTGCAGCAATTCAGGTTCTGACCGGCTTCTTTACAGAAGTTGGTAAGCGTCCAGTTAATGATGTTGCCGCTTCTTCACAAACAGGTGCTGCAACAGTGATTTTGGCTGGTATTGCAGTTGGTTTTGAATCAGCTGTATACAGCGCAATTCTTATTGCTACCGCTGTCTTTGGTGCTTTCGCACTCGGTGGCGGCTCCATTGTTCTATCCCTGCTTGCAATCGCATTAGCTGGTACTGGTCTTTTGACCACAGTTGGTGTCATCGTTGCAATGGATACCTTCGGACCAATTTCAGATAACGCACAAGGCATTGCAGAAATGTCTGGCGATGTTAAGGGCGAAGGCGCACAGATTCTTACATCCCTTGACGCTGTTGGTAACACAACAAAGGCGATCACTAAAGGAATTGCAATCGCAACTGCTGTTCTTGCAGCCACTGCTCTCTTTGGTGCATTTACAGATGCAATCAAACAAGCGGTTAAAGATGCAGGACAAGAGGCTGCAAACCTCGGTCTTGAATATCAAGGCGTGCTAGATGTTGCTAATCCACGCAACCTTGTTGGTTTGATTATCGGCGCAGCCGTTGTATTCCTCTTCTCAGGTCTTGCAGTCAACGCGGTATCACGCGCTGCAGGAGCTGTGGTTATGGAAGTCCGTAATCAATTTAAGTTACATCCTGGAATCATGAAAGGCACTGAAAAGCCAGAGTATGGCCGCGTTGTAGACATCTGTACACGCGATTCACTGCGCGAACTTGTAACACCAGGATTGCTAGCAGTGATGGCACCAATTGCAGTTGGCTTCGGTCTTGGAGTTGGCGCACTCGGTGCATACCTCGCTGGTGCAATCGGCACCGGAACACTGATGGCAGTATTTCTTTCAAACTCTGGCGGTGCGTGGGATAACGCAAAGAAGATGGTTGAAGATGGAAATTACGGTGGCAAGGGATCAGATGCCCACACCGCAACAATCGTTGGCGACACTGTCGGAGATCCATTTAAAGACACTGCAGGTCCTGCGATTAACCCACTTATTAAGGTGATGAACCTTGTTGGTCTACTTGTTACACCAGCAATCGTTTCATTCGCACTCGGTGGAAACTCAAACATCAACACTTTAATCGGTGTTGTTGCAACGTTGATTATTGTTGCCGCTCTTGTGCGCAACCGTCGTCAATCAACGTCGATCGAGTACTAA
- a CDS encoding DedA family protein codes for MNLSTLFDAHSIVGDLGLVGVLAIIFAETALLIGLAFPGDSLLFIAGVAASGSGAAILGGAALDPVALFIGAPIAAILGAQVGHIFGATYGRKLFDRPDGRFFSRKRVIATEKWLRKYGTGRAIILARFVPFVRTLINPLCGIVKIPARTFFVWNFIGGIIWTQSVIFLGYILGEKLEGSVDKYILPIVGLIVVLSLIPVVIEIFRERQTKKHHS; via the coding sequence ATGAACTTATCCACCCTCTTTGATGCCCACTCAATTGTTGGAGATCTTGGATTAGTCGGAGTTCTAGCCATCATCTTCGCCGAAACAGCTCTGCTGATCGGCCTGGCATTTCCCGGAGACTCACTACTTTTCATTGCCGGTGTCGCCGCATCTGGTTCGGGTGCAGCGATTTTGGGAGGCGCAGCCCTTGATCCAGTGGCGCTCTTTATCGGTGCGCCGATTGCAGCGATTCTTGGAGCTCAAGTTGGACATATTTTTGGCGCGACCTATGGTCGTAAATTATTTGATCGACCAGATGGACGCTTTTTTAGTCGCAAGAGAGTAATTGCCACAGAAAAATGGCTACGTAAATACGGCACAGGACGGGCAATCATCTTGGCTCGCTTTGTTCCATTCGTAAGAACGTTGATTAACCCACTCTGTGGAATTGTAAAGATTCCAGCACGAACATTTTTTGTCTGGAACTTTATTGGCGGAATTATCTGGACACAATCCGTGATTTTCTTAGGTTACATCCTGGGAGAAAAACTAGAGGGCTCAGTTGATAAATACATCTTGCCAATTGTTGGCTTAATCGTCGTTCTATCTTTAATTCCTGTCGTAATCGAAATCTTCCGCGAGCGACAGACCAAAAAACACCACAGCTAA